From a region of the Salvelinus fontinalis isolate EN_2023a unplaced genomic scaffold, ASM2944872v1 scaffold_0071, whole genome shotgun sequence genome:
- the LOC129842853 gene encoding gastrula zinc finger protein XlCGF17.1-like: protein MASVKLEDCSQTLELNVNIKDEEEEEEKIRTTVSHGYHVETFSTSREQQQEDQRAKRSHHCPHCEEIFPFLSKLKIHLKIHTGEKPYSCSGCGKCFKTSTQLKVHQRTHTGEKPFFCPDCGTSFSQLDHLKSHERIHTGEKPYSCSDCVKYFRTSTQLKVHQRTHTGEKPYSCSDCVKYFRTSTDLKVHQRTHTGEKPFSCPDCGTRFSKLSILKSHERIHTGEKPYFCSDCVKCFKTSTQLKVHQRTHTGEKPFFCPDCGTSFSQLSYLKSHERIHTGEKAYSCPDCGKCYKTATELKLHQRTHTGEKPYFCSDCGTSFSHLSNLNRHERIHTGEKPYFCSDCVKCFKTSTQLKVHKRTHTGEKKSSSENTGMREACLRLL, encoded by the exons atggcatcagtgaagctggaggactgcagtcaaacactggagctgaatgtcaacattaaagatgaagaagaagaggaggagaagattagAACAACTGTTagtcatg gataccatgtagagacattctctacatccagagagcaacagcaggaagatcagagagctaagaggtctcatcactgcccacattgtgaagagattttcccatttctatcaaagctaaaaatacacctaaaaatacacacaggagagaagccgtacTCCTGCTCTGgctgtggaaaatgcttcaaaacatcaactcagctaaaagttcatcagagaacacacacaggagagaagcctttcttctgccctgactgtggaactagtttctctcaACTTGACCacttaaaatcacatgaacgtatacatacaggggagaagccatactcctgctctgactgtgtaaaatattTCAGAACATCAACTCaactaaaagttcatcagagaacacacacaggagagaagccatactcctgctctgactgtgtaaaatattTCAGAACGTCAACTgatctaaaagttcatcagagaacacacacaggagagaagcctttttcttgccctgactgtggaactagGTTCTCTAAACTTTCCATcttaaaatcacatgaacgtatacacacaggagagaagccttacttctgctctgactgtgtaaaatgcttcaaaacatcaactcagctaaaagttcatcagagaacacacacaggagagaagcctttcttctgccctgactgtggaactagtttctctcaactttcctacttaaaatcacatgaacgtatacatacaggggaGAAGGCATACTCCTgccctgactgtggaaaatgttataAAACAGCAACTGAGCTAAAActtcaccagagaacacacacaggagagaagccttacttctgctctgactgtggaactagtttctctcaTCTTTCCAACTTAAAtagacatgaacgtatacacacaggagagaagccttacttctgctctgactgtgtaaaatgcttcaaaacatcaactcagctaaaagttcataagagaacacacacaggggagaaaaaaagttcatcagagaacacaggcATGAGAGAAGCCTGCTTACGTCTGCTCTGA